A single genomic interval of Osmia lignaria lignaria isolate PbOS001 chromosome 9, iyOsmLign1, whole genome shotgun sequence harbors:
- the LOC117605978 gene encoding uncharacterized protein LOC117605978 isoform X1, whose translation MFPTFIGILDIQSWWEVPSIAHFCSLFRAAFNLLDFDIEDLEEALLTDGGTEGRLVQELIVRLLEGCLPNDTRNDISTFNYQMFLRRLFRKKCQEYKCENPFNTDVDFELLPLRQKVEILRALCDFRLDAEDVEQSLSNLDSDSLRVEPLGHDRKNSAYWYFYGTRLYREDYIDTSNSISYKQKNKPRDKKRKRRRNRVAKEEEEEEEKKEDSLIQGEGKESVWQVVCFTQQDWSRLVEKFRDSEYDTERKLYRTLSEDFMPEIPKLFDLKEKQQRRKLLQRNSSRVLRSHEPTTQMETVMVRSKIKTKTNKGNKKGTQNSKNVYVKEETSPPLSSPPVQKKGRQTNNSLASAVGQIVIHTRDEVEGTEKKKGVGSNSDGNYVASNYGYKFGYSFGIEEEERRVGMHKVLESLKDHVDAWPFIDPVDEEYAPRYYSVVRKPMDLSTMEEKLENGLYKNLNEFKRDFRLIVDNCRQYNGSDNEYTEMAFNLKEAFDKAVNRYLESETSSDEDASSPKSCLTTPASPSCPSRVSSPHQNKKRSKKSTKKSKSYKSESKGKSKASDKNDEEEKRGKNYKLPKKKRGKKKSKRAKDEESVNEEEQEEQESEDAMSESSIITSKRRKHLDVNNLLLKTKKLSSKESDELKKIDKKMSKERHQQKKEAESMKPMKESKENKKRKEDFEEDYEPLVIAKSKSRKIEKKELEETEIFTDNAKKNKVKKNESHENEVMSENKDKIQHIKVKKNRKKEKAGLKALKSDEKSEKTEKNHVKDKEKKSKQKNDELKNGELSNELDSKDVDLESDLDSKEMHASKKIPAFIGDKDIESLDGLKDKISERRREEKLKNEKEKPKKTSKNELHNMYSKKVPSNGSTFNDSDKASAKRPKLKKGMKEEKVPITEDTVKTQDQEMNETKKVKVAQTKSTKGFGKEESSIQALNQATEQTLHDINKWLDDAPRLSEFSSGSDSPVFHSSVEFGRSGPKVEAPRKRPSSIKIFGPHGPSRPKKIQRTIDRLQPGKSKGNLLLKKPLNLPNVGSNETTVHPLTGDNDQTNKNADEEPKLSLGTVLKNVDSIQLICKSLVSSPNPNFSNDDEEEDHNTVPAIPVSSLKEEKSSSGATSTQAPAATEESKDNQSSVKETQKPKAATPNLSAWFKAFGAPKSKKKDEESEDSTAKKDGELQEVFYGRQRRMSTGGSSVSESVSSFSQESPPGRSGRSPQGQPIMASVEPQIRGAGFYQDALSTGSSPYNSPYYATPPRYSAQLPPTPSPQNHPLSPAYPSSSFEQAPPLYSQIPAQQPHQTFQKSPQENSGEVYHQLSPTFPQRSPQTNNFPPNPTPASEPFNQPVQSTTPNPSQSATYSQHSPQPVQQVYPQPSPQPPPSNYSQPSPQQSPTPKYSQLSPQQNAANYSQPSPQASNYSQASPQQPHSPYSQNSPQAPPPNYSQPSPQPQPSPYAQSPQQSAGYSQLSPQPPSNYSQPSPQPPANYSQPSPQPPANYSQPSPQPPSNYSQPSPQPPPVYPQQSQPANFSHPSPQTHSVGFTQSSPQPLTAYSQPSPQPRNYSQPSPQQIQPFPQHSPQPPPSYSQPSPQNAPYSQPSPQQSAKYSQPSPQQPTNYSHSIHSPQTPQNYSQLSPQQAPPSNYSQPSPSPQQSRNYSQPSPSPQQSRNYSQPSPSSQQSHNYSQPSPSPQTRSYSQPSPQQKSACPSQTSQQPSNYSQPSPQQSTNYALQQQSTKTTEEYPQNASTPSNYSHGYKQNHSYIQSPTPSSINETEHRADYMKSSSGEKSSSIEQQRNFTVPPEASLNLNANHQIYQSPNQYPPTFGNNYPNIDLQRSVSRHGGQEQPQQQQPQQQQQQQQQQQQQQAPQERPSFTDLNESLNAQKYAQQRSFLGKTGSTGEQLSSQDQSQILAFQQNLTAHESLYPSSFQPSGYPMPNSRPMYPSPHYFDTSSKTANSGTANSSSGNLPPVKKRVYNESSTEASRGLTQEAASRTGQEQFGFDPIMALPQPEAVSASQFDATFVGNLADSVATNPAAYARLGLGLVGRTSKEQQQLLTIPRPPPTKAEHLAYARSPATGAAELDLNLLQSLQTASAKNSQGILSMSRRGGDTSSGSTSAPAKTKKSRKSKQQQQEQQNIANVSSTVNTEPQANTGIPGFPQYTGTSADSIGLKNTAMVPPAGSAFNFAASTNTTTSSPFYDKEATAAAAAFAFLDEFRNPNSYYSMALRQQQQQQQQPQVPPVSDATQQACNKLSNQPPRNYPPHPFLHSAQRSAAYGPPVSAYVTPHGPNLTVDPTAYQQYIHSLYALQPPPHHHRPSWL comes from the exons atgtttcccactttcaTCGGAATCCTAG aCATTCAATCGTGGTGGGAGGTGCCAAGTATAGCACACTTCTGCTCATTATTTAGGGCTGCCTTCAATCTTCTGGACTTTGATATTGAG GACTTAGAAGAAGCTTTACTAACGGATGGTGGAACAGAGGGACGTTTAGTACAGGAGCTAATAGTCAGGTTACTTGAAGGTTGTTTACCTAACGACACCCGCAATGACATCTCCACCTTTAATTATCAGATGTTTCTTCGCAGATTGTTTCGTAAGAAATGTCAG GAATACAAGTGTGAGAATCCTTTTAATACAGATGTAGATTTTGAATTGTTACCTCTTCGTCAGAAAGTAGAAATTTTACGTGCCCTCTGTGACTTCAGGCTCGACGCTGAAGACGTG GAGCAATCATTAAGTAATTTAGACTCGGATAGCCTGCGAGTCGAACCTTTAGGACATGATCGTAAGAATTCTGCCTATTGGTACTTTTACGGCACTCGATTATATAGGGAGGACTACATTGATACATCTAACAGTATCTCATACAAACAGAAAAACAAGCCTAGGGATAAAAAGCGTAAAAGACGACGAAACAGAGTGGcgaaggaggaagaggaagaggaggagaagaaggaagACAGTTTAATACAAGGAGAGGGAAAAGAAAGTGTCTGGCAGGTTGTCTGCTTTACTCAACAGGACTGGAGTCGTTTAGTTGAAAAATTTCGTGATTCG GAGTACGATACCGAACGTAAACTTTACCGTACTCTATCCGAAGATTTCATGCCGGAAATCCCTAAACTttttgatttaaaagaaaaacaacaaagACGCAAATTATTACAACGTAATAGTTCGCGGGTTCTTCGAAGTCACGAGCCTACGACACAGATGGAAACAGTCATGGTTAGATCgaaaattaaaactaaaacgaacaaaggaaataaaaagGGGACACAGAATTCGAAGAATGTTTATGTTAAAGAGGAGACATCTCCGCCTTTATCTTCTCCTCCAGTTCAAAAAAAAGGACGCCAGACTAATAATTCGTTAGCTTCGGCCGTTGGTCAGATTGTAATTCATACCAGGGATGAAGTTGAAGGAACAGAGAAGAAAAAGGGTGTCGGAAGTAATAGCGACGGGAATTACGTAGCTTCTAATTACGGATATAAATTTGGATATTCTTTTGGGATCGAGGAAGAAGAACGTCGAGTTGGTATGCATAAGGTTCTTGAAAGCCTGAAGGATCACGTGGATGCCTGGCCATTCATTGATCCTGTAGATGAAGAATATGCGCCAAG GTACTATAGCGTGGTACGGAAACCTATGGATCTTAGTACAATGGAGGAAAAACTTGAGAATggtttatacaaaaatttaaacgAATTCAAACGCGATTTTCGGCTGATAGTAGATAATTGTAGACAATACAATGGCTCTGATAATG AATATACAGAAATGGCATTCAATCTTAAAGAAGCATTCGATAAAGCTGTTAATCGTTATTTAGAATCGGAAACATCAAGCGACGAAGACGCTTCCTCACCGAAATCGTGTCTAACGACTCCTGCATCTCCTTCGTGTCCTTCTCGTGTTTCGTCTCCGCATCAAAATAAGAAACGTTCTAAGAAATCGACTAAAAAATCCAAATCGTACAAGTCTGAAAGTAAAGGAAAATCTAAAGCAAGCGATAAGAACGACGAGGAAGAGAAACGGGGAAAGAATTATAAACTTCCAAAGAAGAAACGTGGAAAGAAAAAGAGTAAAAGGGCGAAAGACGAAGAATCGGTGAACGAGGAAGAACAGGAAGAGCAAGAAAGTGAGGATGCCATGTCTGAATCGAGTATTATAAcgtcaaaaagaagaaaacatctCGAcgtgaataatttattattaaaaaccaAAAAGCTGTCGTCCAAAGAATCAGATGAGTTGAAAAAGATAGACAAAAAGATGAGTAAAGAACGTCATcaacaaaaaaaagaagcggAGAGTATGAAACCGATGAAAGAATCGAAAGAGAATAAAAAGCGAAAAGAAGACTTCGAGGAAGATTACGAGCCCCTAGTCATCGCGAAAAGTAAAAGTAGGAAAATCGAAAAGAAAGAGCTCGAAGAAACTGAAATATTTACGGATAATGCTAAAAAGAATAAAGTGAAGAAGAATGAATCTCACGAAAACGAAGTGATGTCGGAAAATAAGGATAAAATTCAGCATATCAAGGTAAAGAAAAATCGGAAGAAGGAAAAGGCGGGGTTGAAAGCCTTGAAATCTGACGAGAAGTCCGAGAAGACCGAGAAGAATCATGTAAAGGATAAAGAGAAAAAATCAAAACAGAAAAACGATGAACTTAAAAATGGAGAGTTATCGAACGAACTAGATTCCAAAGATGTAGATCTAGAAAGTGATTTAGACTCAAAGGAAATGCATGCATCTAAGAAAATTCCTGCATTTATAGGTGATAAAGATATAGAATCGTTGGACGGTTTAAAGGATAAAATAAGCGAGAGGCGACGAGAGgaaaagttaaaaaatgaaaaggagaAGCCGAAGAAAACGTCGAAAAACGAACTTCACAATATGTATTCAAAAAAAGTGCCTTCAAACGGTAGTACCTTTAATGACAGCGATAAAGCCAGCGCAAAACGACCAAAGCTAAAAAAaggaatgaaagaagaaaaagttccTATCACGGAAGATACAGTTAAAACTCAAGACCAAGAAATGAACGAGACCAAGAAAGTAAAAGTGGCTCAGACCAAAAGTACCAAAGGTTTTGGAAAAGAAGAGAGTTCGATACAAGCGTTGAATCAAGCAACAGAGCAAACACTCCAT gACATCAATAAATGGCTTGACGACGCACCAAGGCTTTCAGAGTTTTCTTCTGGAAGTGATTCTCCAGTATTTCATTCTTCTGTTGAATTCGGTCGGTCAGGGCCAAAGGTGGAAGCCCCAAGGAAACGACCAAGTTCTATTAAGATCTTTGGACCTCATGGGCCTAGCAGACCAAAAAAAATACAACGTACAATAGACCGCTTACAACCAGGAAAAAGTAAAGGAAACTTGCTTTTGAAGAAACCATTGAATTTACCCAACGTTGGTAGCAACGAGACGACGGTGCATCCGTTGACCGGTGACAATGATCAAACGAATAAGAATGCAGACGAAGAACCAAAACTTAGTTTAGGAACTGTTCTAAAAAATGTCGATTCTATTCAACTGATTTGTAAGAGTTTAGTTTCTTCGCCTAATCCGAATTTTTCAAACGACGACGAGGAAGAAGATCACAATACTGTTCCTGCGATCCCAGTGTCTAGTCTTAAAGAGGAGAAATCATCATCCGGAGCGACATCGACCCAAGCACCTGCAGCAACAGAAGAATCTAAAGATAATCAGTCTAGTGTAAAGGAAACACAAAAACCTAAGGCAGCAACGCCTAATTTAAGTGCATGGTTCAAAGCTTTTGGTGCGCCTAAGtcgaaaaagaaagatgaagagTCGGAGGATAGCACGGCAAAGAAAGACGGTGAATTGCAGGAAGTATTCTATGGTAGACAAAGAAGAATGAGTACTGGTGGTAGTAGTGTAAGTGAATCTGTTTCGAGTTTCTCTCAAGAATCACCACCTGGACGTTCCGGAAGATCTCCGCAAGGGCAACCTATAATGGCTTCGGTTGAGCCTCAAATAAGAGGAGCTGGATTTTATCAAGACGCTTTATCGACGGGAAGTAGTCCATATAATAGCCCTTATTACGCGACACCACCTAGATACAGTGCTCAGTTACCACCAACTCCATCCCCACAGAATCATCCTTTGTCCCCAGCTTACCCATCGTCGTCTTTCGAACAGGCTCCTCCTCTTTATTCCCAAATACCGGCTCAACAGCCGCATCAAACGTTTCAGAAGTCTCCTCAGGAGAATTCTGGAGAGGTGTATCATCAATTATCCCCTACGTTTCCACAACGTTCCCCTCAAACCAATAATTTCCCTCCAAATCCGACACCGGCAAGTGAACCTTTTAATCAACCAGTGCAATCTACTACTCCTAATCCGAGTCAATCCGCAACCTATTCGCAACATTCGCCACAACCTGTGCAACAGGTGTATCCTCAACCTTCTCCACAACCACCTCCATCAAATTATTCACAACCATCGCCTCAGCAATCGCCTACTCCCAAGTATTCACAACTTTCTCCGCAACAGAATGCCGCGAATTACTCTCAACCTTCCCCCCAAGCTTCCAACTATTCTCAAGCATCACCTCAACAACCTCATTCGCCTTATTCACAGAATTCTCCACAAGCGCCACCGCCAAATTATTCTCAACCATCCCCGCAACCGCAGCCTTCTCCTTACGCACAGTCTCCTCAACAATCAGCTGGATATTCTCAGCTTTCACCTCAGCCGCCTTCAAATTATTCTCAACCATCGCCTCAGCCGCCTGCTAACTATTCCCAACCGTCGCCTCAGCCACCTGCTAACTATTCTCAACCATCACCTCAGCCGCCTTCAAACTATTCTCAACCATCGCCTCAGCCTCCTCCTGTCTACCCGCAACAGTCACAGCCTGCGAACTTCTCTCATCCGTCCCCCCAAACGCATTCTGTTGGTTTCACGCAATCGTCGCCCCAGCCTCTCACAGCATATTCTCAGCCATCGCCTCAACCACGAAACTACTCTCAACCATCGCCACAGCAAATTCAACCTTTTCCACAGCATTCTCCTCAACCACCGCCGTCCTATTCTCAACCCTCTCCGCAAAATGCACCATACTCTCAGCCATCGCCGCAACAATCAGCCAAGTATTCTCAACCTTCCCCTCAGCAACCAACCAACTATTCTCATTCGATACATTCGCCTCAAACGCCACAGAATTATTCACAGTTGTCTCCTCAACAGGCACCGCCGAGCAATTATTCTCAACCCTCGCCTTCGCCTCAACAATCTCGTAACTATTCTCAACCCTCTCCATCGCCTCAACAGTCACGTAATTACTCTCAACCATCGCCATCGTCTCAACAGTCTCACAATTATTCGCAACCATCGCCGTCACCTCAAACCCGCAGTTACTCCCAACCTTCGCCTCAACAAAAATCTGCATGCCCGTCGCAAACGTCTCAGCAGCCTTCGAATTACTCGCAGCCATCGCCTCAACAGAGTACAAACTACGCTCTGCAACAGCAGTCGACCAAAACCACGGAAGAGTATCCGCAGAATGCATCGACACCGTCTAATTACTCCCATGGATATAAACAAAATCATTCTTACATACAGTCCCCGACACCGTCGTCGATCAACGAAACGGAACACCGAGCCGATTATATGAAGTCCAGCAGTGGCGAGAAATCCTCGAGTATAGAACAACAAAGAAACTTCACTGTTCCGCCGGAGGCTTCGTTGAATCTGAACGCGAACCACCAAATTTATCAGTCACCGAATCAGTATCCACCAACGTTCGGGAACAATTATCCTAACATTGATCTGCAAAGGTCTGTATCGAGACACGGTGGTCAGGAACAACCTCAACAACAACAAccgcaacagcagcagcagcaacaacaacaacaacaacaacaacaagcgCCCCAAGAGCGACCTAGTTTCACCGATCTAAACGAATCTCTGAACGCTCAAAAATACGCTCAGCAACGCTCGTTCCTCGGTAAAACTGGTAGCACGGGCGAACAGTTGTCGAGCCAGGATCAATCTCAAATCTTAGCATTCCAACAAAACCTGACGGCCCATGAATCTCTTTATCCGAGCAGTTTTCAACCATCCGGATACCCTATGCCAAACTCTAGACCGATGTATCCCAGTCCGCATTATTTCGATACAAGTTCGAAGACTGCCAATAGCGGAACCGCGAATAGCTCCAGTGGGAATTTACCACCGGTTAAGAAGCGTGTGTACAATGAATCGTCCACGGAAGCGTCCCGTGGTTTAACGCAAGAGGCTGCGTCGAGAACCGGTCAGGAACAGTTTGGTTTCGATCCGATAATGGCATTGCCACAACCAGAAGCAGTGTCAGCTAGTCAATTCGACGCCACGTTTGTTGGGAACTTGGCCGATTCGGTCGCAACGAATCCGGCGGCGTATGCTCGGCTAGGTTTAGGCTTGGTGGGTCGTACCAGCAAAGAACAACAACAGTTGTTAACGATTCCTAGACCACCGCCGACGAAAGCGGAACACTTGGCGTACGCTCGTAGCCCCGCGACGGGAGCTGCAGAGTTAGACCTAAATCTCCTTCAAAGTTTGCAAACGGCATCCGCGAAGAACAGCCAAGGTATCCTGTCCATGTCTCGCAGGGGAGGAGATACGTCTTCTGGTTCCACGTCCGCGCCTGCGAAAACGAAGAAAAGCAGAAAGAGCAAGCAACAACAGCAGGAACAACAGAACATTGCGAACGTTTCGTCGACGGTGAACACGGAACCCCAAGCGAACACAGGTATACCTGGTTTTCCACAGTACACAGGAACGTCCGCGGATTCGATCGGTTTAAAGAACACCGCCATGGTGCCACCTGCTGGGAGTGCCTTCAACTTTGCCGCATCGACCAACACCACGACCAGTTCACCTTTCTACGATAAAGAGGCGACCGCCGCCGCGGCGGCGTTCGCATTTTTGGACGAGTTTCGAAATCCGAACAGTTATTACAGCATGGCGCTTaggcaacaacaacaacaacagcaacaaccacAAGTACCGCCGGTCTCAGATGCCACGCAACAAGCCTGCAACAAACTTAGCAATCAACCGCCAAGAAACTATCCGCCTCATCCTTTTCTTCATTCTGCCCAGAGATCAGCAGCTTACGGCCCTCCGGTATCCGCTTACGTGACACCCCATGGGCCAAACTTAACGGTGGATCCAACTGCCTATCAACAGTACATTCATTCCCTCTACGCTCTTCAACCACCGCCGCATCATCATCGACCGTCCTGGCTTTAG